ACGCCGAAGTTGATCAGGAAAGTTTACGGAACCGAAAACGCAGCAACCAGCGTGGAACCTGACGGCAGTAGCGGAGGTATTCGTCACCCAGGTTGCGCCGAAGGGCCGGCTCCTCGACGAAGATCAGGTACAGTGTCAGACCCGACCAGCACAGTGCCGCGTATGTGAGTAGCGCGAGCGACTCGAAGGCCAGGCACTCACCGATCAGGATGAGGAAAACGCCAAGCTGAAGGGGGTTGCGGGACCAGCCATGGACGCCGGTCGACCAGATCGGCCGGGCATCTCTCGCGGTCATATCGGTGGTTTCCCGGGCATCCCGGGAAGATTCGTCGCGCTCGAAGGCTCCTGCGGCAGCGGTCACGATCGCCGCCATGCGAATCCGTTCGGCGAAGGCGCGGATGTAGAGGGCAGCGCCCAGGACGATGAGGACCGATCCGGCGGCCGGAAAGCCGGTATCGAACCGCATCTCCTCCATGCCCGCGGTACGGTGCAGGATCAGCCAGGGGAGGGCGATCGCGAAGATGGCGTGCCGTACCAGCGCCGCGATCAGCGGGGCCAGCATGATCCGGGCGCCGGTCAAAGCCCTACCTCACCTTTACGTAGCCGATGCCTCGGACATCG
Above is a genomic segment from Gemmatimonadota bacterium containing:
- a CDS encoding isoprenylcysteine carboxylmethyltransferase family protein, which encodes MLAPLIAALVRHAIFAIALPWLILHRTAGMEEMRFDTGFPAAGSVLIVLGAALYIRAFAERIRMAAIVTAAAGAFERDESSRDARETTDMTARDARPIWSTGVHGWSRNPLQLGVFLILIGECLAFESLALLTYAALCWSGLTLYLIFVEEPALRRNLGDEYLRYCRQVPRWLLRFRFRKLS